Genomic segment of Panicum virgatum strain AP13 chromosome 9N, P.virgatum_v5, whole genome shotgun sequence:
AACAATGAACATATCTCACGTATGAAATTCAATTGGTCGAGTATCTGAAAAGGGCCGAACTGATGAAAAGTTAAGGTAATTCAGTTGCTCGCTGAACTAATGAAAAGTTAAGGTAAATGTATGTATAGGGGCAGGGTGTATATCCAGTGTTTTCTACTTAAATGCAATTATTGCCTTGGCATCAAAGATTTGTGCACTTTTGCATATTTTCCTCCTGGTCCAGCTCAGTATTGCAAATTTCACACCACTCACCATTACTGCACTCGATAAAATTCATGGAGATTATGTTTAACTATGTGGAGGTCTGCCAATACCTAGAATTGATGTCCTCCCCTCTCTTTTCCTGAACATTCAGTCTTGTTCATTAATGTACTTTCTAAAACCATCACATCCAGGAGTGGAATAAACCTATAACATCAGTCTATCCAAGCCTGCAGGACACCATGACTATAGAGTATCTAGGACTCTAAAGTCGCTGAATCAGTAAAAAGTTGAGCCGTTCCTCTGAGTTTACTCATACAGCTGGGAAGGAATTATTATGAATGGCCATGGATTGGAGTTACAAAATGGGAAATGTTTTGCTTTgctaaaaaaaatgagaaaattggTGTTCTGATAGAGTGGTCATCATAATGACCGTTTGTGCCTAGGCACACTGAGGCATGAACATGACTGGTTCATGCCTAGGCTTTGACACCAACCAAACCTCTTTCAACCACAATAAACAACAGGGATGGCAGATCCTATATACAAAACAAATTGGAATATAAACACAAAAATGAAATAAAGATTGGTTCCATATAAAGCTGATGCAAAACAGCAAGCACTAGCTACTTATTTACTATTCAGAGTTTTAGACATGCCTTTGTTGTGTACAATGACTGCGATTAAGAAAAAGGACTTGTGCCGATGAATTCCTGTAGGCCAGCAACCAGGATTTTCAAACTGATTGGTGATTGGGACACAATGTGCGCGCATGAACCAAGCATACACTACTCCAAAGTATGCCTTCAGCATTAGCAAACTATGGTATGCTCAAAATTAGGAATAGTTGTATGGGAGGCTTCACTGATCAGTTGTGAAATCTAGCATCTCAGTGATAAACCGCTCAGATTGTAATGTCATGGAATCACGAGTTGGGCAAAAACGCCTGGAATTTTGACGCGCGGGCATCTATAAAGGAAGTCATATATACCAACGGTGATGTCGCATCCGCCGAAGAACTCGCCGTCGATGTAGAGCTGCGGGAAGGTGGGCCAGCTGGAGTACTCCTTGAGCCCCTGGCGGAGCGCCTCGTTGGCGAGCACGTCGAGCGTCTCGAAGGGCACGTCAAGCGAGCGCAGGATCTGCACCACGGTGTGGGAAAATCCGCACTGCGGGAAGTCCTTGGTCCCCTTCATGAAGAGCACCACCTTGCTGGACCCCACCACCTTGTCCAGCGTCGCCCGCATCTCCGGGCTCAGCGCCGCCAGGCACCGCACCGACCGGCCGCGCGCAGAGGGCTGCGCCTGCGCGGGACGGCCGAGGCTGAGGCGTTGAATCGCAGCAGGAGCCCGTGGGAGCAAGGCGACCCTAGCGAGCTGCCGCCGAGcggagagggggagagggacGGAGGCCCCGGCGAGAGGCCTCGCGGCCGTGGCGGAGGCGGCCATCGCGGTGGCTGGCGTCTGGTGagagcgcgcgccggcggcgacggatgGTACGGAGCCGGTGGGTGTGGTGGACGACCGAGACAAATTAATTATTCGACCAgtaatttcttctcctttttttcttgtGGCCGTGGAGGAAGACGTGAACACCAAGAAGAAGAATAGGAAGCCCAACGGCCCATGGATGGATAGCAGTTTGGGCCGCAAGTTTCGGGCCGAAAATCCAGCAGCCCAGCAGCGTACGGATGTCaagacgccgcctcctcccttctaAAGCCCTAAACCCATCACCTTCTCTCCACTCCTCtgctcctcgcgccgccgccgccgccgccgcgatggcTTCCGCCGCGGTGCTCCGGAACGCCGGCTCCCGCCGTCTCTTCTCCTACCCgatcctccgcgccgccacgaTCTCGGCGCCCGCCGCTCTCCCCGatgcgcccgccgcggcggcggcgccgacccaGCCGCAACCGATGGCCGGGACCCTCTGGGCGAGGTCCATGGCCACCTTCACGCGGACGTGAGTACCCCTCAGCCCAGATCCGCTCTTGCCGGCTAGTTTCTCGGTTCAGATTCATGTGATTCGCGGCATTCGCTTTTCCTCACTGGTTCGTGCGATTCATTTCCCAATTCGGTTGAATCTGTGGCAGGAAGCCCCATGTAAACGTCGGTACCATTGGGCACGTCGATCACGGCAAAACCACTCTCACTGCTGCCATTACCAAGGTTGGATGCGCTAGACATAGTGCCAGCTCAATGCTCGCTCGCTACATGTAAAAACTATAAGGATGATTCGACTGCGCTTGTTTCCTCGCTACAGGTTCTAGCCGAGGCGGGGAAAGCCAAAGCCATCGCTTTTGACGAGATCGACAAGGCTCCGGAGGAGAAAGCGAGAGGAATCACCATATCTACGGTTGGGTCCTAGCGCATGTCTAATTGTTTGGGCCgatgcatttctttttttttcatttatctTTGGTTGTTGTAATCTGTTGGTATTGTTTGTGTAGGCTCATGTGGAGTATGAGACGGCTAAAAGGCATTATGCTCATGTGGATTGCCCAGGACACGCTGATTATGTCAAGGTAAATACCAGTTATGTTTTATCTATTCAatggaataatttttttatttttgtgaatGAAATTTGTTTGCACGTGAAATTGAGAATATCCGAGCAAATCAGGCATCTAGAGCTATTTCATTAGTTAGTAATTGTCCCACAAACATTCTCTTTTGTTTATGACCCAAAGAAATTTTCTGTGAAAATGTTAGAACATGATCACTGGAGCTGCTCAAATGGATGGCGGTATTCTTGTCGTGTCAGCACCTGATGGCCCGATGCCACAAACAAAGGAGCATATTCTTCTTGCTAGACAGGTTTCAATTCTTGTTTAATTTCTCATTTAAATTGCTTCATTGTGCTATCCTTGCAGTTCTGATCATATTAACTCATGCTCTGTTTTTAGGTTGGTGTACCTTCACTTGTGTGCTTCTTAAACAAAGTTGATGCTGTCGATGATCCAGAGTTGCTCGAACTTGTAGAGATGGAGCTTCGTGGTATGCTATTATCCATATATCTACACTacttttttccccttttcttaTGGTTCTTTGCCACATTTCTGAGATTGTTTTTCCCTATCTTTTCCTGCAGAGCTCCTCAGTTTCTATAAGTTTCCAGGTGATGAGATTCCGATCATCCGTGGATCTGCCTTGTCAGCATTGCAGGGAACCAATGATGAGATCGGAAAGAATGCCATAATGAAACTAATGGATGCAGTTGATGAGTACATCCCTGATCCTGTGAGGCAGCTTGATAAGCCTTTCTTGATGCCGATAGAAGATGTTTTCTCTATCCAGGTGATTacattttattaattattacGACTACTGCCGTATGAACTAGATGTGCAATTATGATGTTGCTTCGTTCACTGTTAAATTGGCCACGTATAACCCTGAATGATGGATGGTATTTAGGACGCAAGCTAAAGATTCAACATATGCTGAACTTTTGAACATCCATACGCAAACATTACTTTATCTCTGGATGTATGAATGATTGAGTTCTATGGATTCTGGGATTGTGTTCGTTAAACATTTATAGTTTGCACCATCAATATAAAAAGAATGTACGTAGAATCACAACATAAATTTGATATTACTAGATGCATCATGAAAAATAACACTTGAGTAGTATATGTTCTCATATCACACAGTCATTACTACCATGGAAGACCAAGTTGACGTCCCATGCAACTTGCATTATTTGCCATATGTACCGAGAACAATGCCTCAATTGTCCAGTGTTAGGAATACACACTACATTCTGGTGTTACCGCATATTTGAAAATTGCTTCTTTTTCATTTATCTAGTCATATTCTCTTATGATTTAGAGCCAAGAATTGGCTATTAAATACACAGCCTTTTACTAAACTATGTTGAGCTGTTAGTTACAATGTTGTGGTATCTTGAACTGGTATTTATGAATAAAATTGGCATTAAAGATGGTCTATTTAAATTTTGCTCCATCCATCACTGATGGTGCTGCAGGGTGTTATTTGAATACCATTAGTTTCAACATCTTCATAAATCGATGAAGACTGAGAAAGTGCATTGCCATTTAAGATAACATCAATTTGTTCGTGTTTGATCTGCAGGGTCGTGGAACTGTTGTGACTGGGCGTGTTGAACAGGGAACAATTAAAACTGGTGAAGATGTTGAGATTTTAGGTTTGACACAGGTGAGTTTGAACTTGCCTTTTTATTCCCCGAAATCCAGTGTTGAATATAATGCCACACAGCCCAAAGATTAGATATTTATCCAACTGTATGAAAAATCTGGTGAACAAGTTAAGACCTGCCCGTGGCTTGCTTTTTATTACACAT
This window contains:
- the LOC120687449 gene encoding monothiol glutaredoxin-S7, chloroplastic-like, giving the protein MAASATAARPLAGASVPLPLSARRQLARVALLPRAPAAIQRLSLGRPAQAQPSARGRSVRCLAALSPEMRATLDKVVGSSKVVLFMKGTKDFPQCGFSHTVVQILRSLDVPFETLDVLANEALRQGLKEYSSWPTFPQLYIDGEFFGGCDITVEAYKSGELQETLEKAMCS
- the LOC120687389 gene encoding elongation factor Tu, mitochondrial-like, producing the protein MASAAVLRNAGSRRLFSYPILRAATISAPAALPDAPAAAAAPTQPQPMAGTLWARSMATFTRTKPHVNVGTIGHVDHGKTTLTAAITKVLAEAGKAKAIAFDEIDKAPEEKARGITISTAHVEYETAKRHYAHVDCPGHADYVKNMITGAAQMDGGILVVSAPDGPMPQTKEHILLARQVGVPSLVCFLNKVDAVDDPELLELVEMELRELLSFYKFPGDEIPIIRGSALSALQGTNDEIGKNAIMKLMDAVDEYIPDPVRQLDKPFLMPIEDVFSIQGRGTVVTGRVEQGTIKTGEDVEILGLTQSGPLKTTVTGVEMFKKILDHGEAGDNVGLLLRGLKRGDVERGQVVCKPGTLKTYTKFEAEIYVLTKDEGGRHTAFMSNYSPQFYFRTADVTGKIELLGDMKMVLPGDNVTANFELISPVPLEQGQRFALREGGRTVGAGVVSKVIS